One stretch of Chiroxiphia lanceolata isolate bChiLan1 chromosome 1, bChiLan1.pri, whole genome shotgun sequence DNA includes these proteins:
- the TMEM108 gene encoding transmembrane protein 108 isoform X5, whose amino-acid sequence MIFSGVLLILALTEELVFSVQVLSPTVSSSQGFPMNTTTITAMGTTPHHKDHHTAEPLPTSARAIPHPVSLAEKAPFTGQKQASSPHIGKKEAYHLYNQSALYSGQSRPKGKIFQVFKGNFSESSEPYLKTTLHSPFPTLRSPFTDHPFQSQTTASSDPNGTGLARTTLSDPSPHHNASATLREAERGNGDEVVVQEADFTTTTAGPSTDPEAVSVPFKPTHYNVWDMLSKNNSWVTLNLSTNVPLFAGPGSATAAAGHSVQTSFDISVSSQAAGDPKGPAPTQHSAVTNTTLLGSALSAAPATRLSSSISTAGSTATGNFLNRLVPAGTWKPGVQGNISHVTEGDKPQHRATICLSKMDIAWIILAISVPISSCSVLLTVCCMRRKKKTSNPENNLSYWNNAITMDYFNRHAVELPREIQSLETSEDHLSEPRSPANGDYRDSGMVLVNPFCQETLFVGHEQVSEI is encoded by the exons ATGATATTTTCAG gtgttcTACTGATCTTGGCACTGACAGAAGAGCTGGTGTTTTCTGTTCAGGTACTGTCTCCCACTGTCTCCTCCTCTCAGGGCTTCCCGATGAACACTACCACTATCACAGCCATGGGAACAACACCTCACCACAAAGATCACCACACGGCAGAACCTCTTCCCACGTCTGCTCGTGCCATTCCCCATCCCGTCAGCCTGGCGGAGAAAGCCCCTTTCACTGGGCAAAAGCAAGCGAGCAGCCCTCACATCGGCAAAAAGGAAGCTTATCATTTATACAACCAGAGTGCTTTGTACTCAGGACAGTCTCGCCCCAAGGGGAAAATATTCCAGGTGTTCAAAGGCAACTTCTCAGAGTCCTCAGAACCTTACCTAAAGACGACCCTGCACTCTCCCTTTCCTACCCTGAGGAGCCCTTTCACAGACCACCCATTTCAGTCCCAGACCACAGCATCCAGTGATCCAAATGGCACGGGGCTGGCAAGAACTACACTCTCAGACCCTTCTCCCCACCACAACGCCTCCGCAACCCTTAGGGAAGCAGAGCGAGGGAACGGGGATGAGGTAGTGGTGCAGGAGGCAGATTTTACCACCACAACTGCTGGACCATCAACTGATCCTGAAGCAGTGTCGGTGCCTTTTAAACCCACCCACTACAACGTATGGGATATGCTGAGCAAAAACAACTCTTGGGTGACCTTGAATCTCAGTACAAATGTCCCTCTATTTGCTGGCCCTGGATCcgcaacagcagcagctggtcaCTCGGTTCAGACCAGCTTTGACATCAGCGTCTCCTCCCAGGCAGCGGGAGACCCCAAGGGACCTGCTCCAACGCAGCACAGCGCGGTGACTAACACGACCTTGCTAGGCAGtgctctctctgcagcacctgCCACGAGGTTGTCCAGCTCCATTTCCACGGCTGGCTCCACCGCCACTGGGAACTTCCTGAACAGACTGGTTCCTGCCGGGACCTGGAAACCAGGGGTGCAAGGAAACATCTCCCATGTCACCGAGGGAGACaaaccccagcacagagcaaccATCTGTCTCAGCAAGATGGACATTGCCTGGATCATTCTGGCTATCAGCGTACCTATATCCTCATGTT CAGTTCTGCTGACAGTGTGCTgcatgaggaggaagaaaaagacatctAACCCAGAAAACAACCTGAGCTATTGGAATAATGCCATTACTATGGACTACTTCAACAGGCATGCTGTTGAGTTACCGAGAGAGATCCAGTCACTGGAGACTTCAGAG gaTCACCTCTCTGAGCCACGCTCCCCTGCCAACGGTGACTACCGCGACAGCGGGATGGTCCTCGTGAACCCTTTCTGTCAAGAAACTCTATTTGTGGGACATGAACAAGTCTCTGAAATATGA
- the TMEM108 gene encoding transmembrane protein 108 isoform X2 yields the protein MKRSLQVLCCQLFSVLLILALTEELVFSVQVLSPTVSSSQGFPMNTTTITAMGTTPHHKDHHTAEPLPTSARAIPHPVSLAEKAPFTGQKQASSPHIGKKEAYHLYNQSALYSGQSRPKGKIFQVFKGNFSESSEPYLKTTLHSPFPTLRSPFTDHPFQSQTTASSDPNGTGLARTTLSDPSPHHNASATLREAERGNGDEVVVQEADFTTTTAGPSTDPEAVSVPFKPTHYNVWDMLSKNNSWVTLNLSTNVPLFAGPGSATAAAGHSVQTSFDISVSSQAAGDPKGPAPTQHSAVTNTTLLGSALSAAPATRLSSSISTAGSTATGNFLNRLVPAGTWKPGVQGNISHVTEGDKPQHRATICLSKMDIAWIILAISVPISSCFLLTVCCMRRKKKTSNPENNLSYWNNAITMDYFNRHAVELPREIQSLETSEDHLSEPRSPANGDYRDSGMVLVNPFCQETLFVGHEQVSEI from the exons gtgttcTACTGATCTTGGCACTGACAGAAGAGCTGGTGTTTTCTGTTCAGGTACTGTCTCCCACTGTCTCCTCCTCTCAGGGCTTCCCGATGAACACTACCACTATCACAGCCATGGGAACAACACCTCACCACAAAGATCACCACACGGCAGAACCTCTTCCCACGTCTGCTCGTGCCATTCCCCATCCCGTCAGCCTGGCGGAGAAAGCCCCTTTCACTGGGCAAAAGCAAGCGAGCAGCCCTCACATCGGCAAAAAGGAAGCTTATCATTTATACAACCAGAGTGCTTTGTACTCAGGACAGTCTCGCCCCAAGGGGAAAATATTCCAGGTGTTCAAAGGCAACTTCTCAGAGTCCTCAGAACCTTACCTAAAGACGACCCTGCACTCTCCCTTTCCTACCCTGAGGAGCCCTTTCACAGACCACCCATTTCAGTCCCAGACCACAGCATCCAGTGATCCAAATGGCACGGGGCTGGCAAGAACTACACTCTCAGACCCTTCTCCCCACCACAACGCCTCCGCAACCCTTAGGGAAGCAGAGCGAGGGAACGGGGATGAGGTAGTGGTGCAGGAGGCAGATTTTACCACCACAACTGCTGGACCATCAACTGATCCTGAAGCAGTGTCGGTGCCTTTTAAACCCACCCACTACAACGTATGGGATATGCTGAGCAAAAACAACTCTTGGGTGACCTTGAATCTCAGTACAAATGTCCCTCTATTTGCTGGCCCTGGATCcgcaacagcagcagctggtcaCTCGGTTCAGACCAGCTTTGACATCAGCGTCTCCTCCCAGGCAGCGGGAGACCCCAAGGGACCTGCTCCAACGCAGCACAGCGCGGTGACTAACACGACCTTGCTAGGCAGtgctctctctgcagcacctgCCACGAGGTTGTCCAGCTCCATTTCCACGGCTGGCTCCACCGCCACTGGGAACTTCCTGAACAGACTGGTTCCTGCCGGGACCTGGAAACCAGGGGTGCAAGGAAACATCTCCCATGTCACCGAGGGAGACaaaccccagcacagagcaaccATCTGTCTCAGCAAGATGGACATTGCCTGGATCATTCTGGCTATCAGCGTACCTATATCCTCATGTT TTCTGCTGACAGTGTGCTgcatgaggaggaagaaaaagacatctAACCCAGAAAACAACCTGAGCTATTGGAATAATGCCATTACTATGGACTACTTCAACAGGCATGCTGTTGAGTTACCGAGAGAGATCCAGTCACTGGAGACTTCAGAG gaTCACCTCTCTGAGCCACGCTCCCCTGCCAACGGTGACTACCGCGACAGCGGGATGGTCCTCGTGAACCCTTTCTGTCAAGAAACTCTATTTGTGGGACATGAACAAGTCTCTGAAATATGA
- the TMEM108 gene encoding transmembrane protein 108 isoform X1: MKRSLQVLCCQLFSVLLILALTEELVFSVQVLSPTVSSSQGFPMNTTTITAMGTTPHHKDHHTAEPLPTSARAIPHPVSLAEKAPFTGQKQASSPHIGKKEAYHLYNQSALYSGQSRPKGKIFQVFKGNFSESSEPYLKTTLHSPFPTLRSPFTDHPFQSQTTASSDPNGTGLARTTLSDPSPHHNASATLREAERGNGDEVVVQEADFTTTTAGPSTDPEAVSVPFKPTHYNVWDMLSKNNSWVTLNLSTNVPLFAGPGSATAAAGHSVQTSFDISVSSQAAGDPKGPAPTQHSAVTNTTLLGSALSAAPATRLSSSISTAGSTATGNFLNRLVPAGTWKPGVQGNISHVTEGDKPQHRATICLSKMDIAWIILAISVPISSCSVLLTVCCMRRKKKTSNPENNLSYWNNAITMDYFNRHAVELPREIQSLETSEDHLSEPRSPANGDYRDSGMVLVNPFCQETLFVGHEQVSEI; this comes from the exons gtgttcTACTGATCTTGGCACTGACAGAAGAGCTGGTGTTTTCTGTTCAGGTACTGTCTCCCACTGTCTCCTCCTCTCAGGGCTTCCCGATGAACACTACCACTATCACAGCCATGGGAACAACACCTCACCACAAAGATCACCACACGGCAGAACCTCTTCCCACGTCTGCTCGTGCCATTCCCCATCCCGTCAGCCTGGCGGAGAAAGCCCCTTTCACTGGGCAAAAGCAAGCGAGCAGCCCTCACATCGGCAAAAAGGAAGCTTATCATTTATACAACCAGAGTGCTTTGTACTCAGGACAGTCTCGCCCCAAGGGGAAAATATTCCAGGTGTTCAAAGGCAACTTCTCAGAGTCCTCAGAACCTTACCTAAAGACGACCCTGCACTCTCCCTTTCCTACCCTGAGGAGCCCTTTCACAGACCACCCATTTCAGTCCCAGACCACAGCATCCAGTGATCCAAATGGCACGGGGCTGGCAAGAACTACACTCTCAGACCCTTCTCCCCACCACAACGCCTCCGCAACCCTTAGGGAAGCAGAGCGAGGGAACGGGGATGAGGTAGTGGTGCAGGAGGCAGATTTTACCACCACAACTGCTGGACCATCAACTGATCCTGAAGCAGTGTCGGTGCCTTTTAAACCCACCCACTACAACGTATGGGATATGCTGAGCAAAAACAACTCTTGGGTGACCTTGAATCTCAGTACAAATGTCCCTCTATTTGCTGGCCCTGGATCcgcaacagcagcagctggtcaCTCGGTTCAGACCAGCTTTGACATCAGCGTCTCCTCCCAGGCAGCGGGAGACCCCAAGGGACCTGCTCCAACGCAGCACAGCGCGGTGACTAACACGACCTTGCTAGGCAGtgctctctctgcagcacctgCCACGAGGTTGTCCAGCTCCATTTCCACGGCTGGCTCCACCGCCACTGGGAACTTCCTGAACAGACTGGTTCCTGCCGGGACCTGGAAACCAGGGGTGCAAGGAAACATCTCCCATGTCACCGAGGGAGACaaaccccagcacagagcaaccATCTGTCTCAGCAAGATGGACATTGCCTGGATCATTCTGGCTATCAGCGTACCTATATCCTCATGTT CAGTTCTGCTGACAGTGTGCTgcatgaggaggaagaaaaagacatctAACCCAGAAAACAACCTGAGCTATTGGAATAATGCCATTACTATGGACTACTTCAACAGGCATGCTGTTGAGTTACCGAGAGAGATCCAGTCACTGGAGACTTCAGAG gaTCACCTCTCTGAGCCACGCTCCCCTGCCAACGGTGACTACCGCGACAGCGGGATGGTCCTCGTGAACCCTTTCTGTCAAGAAACTCTATTTGTGGGACATGAACAAGTCTCTGAAATATGA
- the TMEM108 gene encoding transmembrane protein 108 isoform X3 has product MRAARLWGWKKRRVLLILALTEELVFSVQVLSPTVSSSQGFPMNTTTITAMGTTPHHKDHHTAEPLPTSARAIPHPVSLAEKAPFTGQKQASSPHIGKKEAYHLYNQSALYSGQSRPKGKIFQVFKGNFSESSEPYLKTTLHSPFPTLRSPFTDHPFQSQTTASSDPNGTGLARTTLSDPSPHHNASATLREAERGNGDEVVVQEADFTTTTAGPSTDPEAVSVPFKPTHYNVWDMLSKNNSWVTLNLSTNVPLFAGPGSATAAAGHSVQTSFDISVSSQAAGDPKGPAPTQHSAVTNTTLLGSALSAAPATRLSSSISTAGSTATGNFLNRLVPAGTWKPGVQGNISHVTEGDKPQHRATICLSKMDIAWIILAISVPISSCSVLLTVCCMRRKKKTSNPENNLSYWNNAITMDYFNRHAVELPREIQSLETSEDHLSEPRSPANGDYRDSGMVLVNPFCQETLFVGHEQVSEI; this is encoded by the exons gtgttcTACTGATCTTGGCACTGACAGAAGAGCTGGTGTTTTCTGTTCAGGTACTGTCTCCCACTGTCTCCTCCTCTCAGGGCTTCCCGATGAACACTACCACTATCACAGCCATGGGAACAACACCTCACCACAAAGATCACCACACGGCAGAACCTCTTCCCACGTCTGCTCGTGCCATTCCCCATCCCGTCAGCCTGGCGGAGAAAGCCCCTTTCACTGGGCAAAAGCAAGCGAGCAGCCCTCACATCGGCAAAAAGGAAGCTTATCATTTATACAACCAGAGTGCTTTGTACTCAGGACAGTCTCGCCCCAAGGGGAAAATATTCCAGGTGTTCAAAGGCAACTTCTCAGAGTCCTCAGAACCTTACCTAAAGACGACCCTGCACTCTCCCTTTCCTACCCTGAGGAGCCCTTTCACAGACCACCCATTTCAGTCCCAGACCACAGCATCCAGTGATCCAAATGGCACGGGGCTGGCAAGAACTACACTCTCAGACCCTTCTCCCCACCACAACGCCTCCGCAACCCTTAGGGAAGCAGAGCGAGGGAACGGGGATGAGGTAGTGGTGCAGGAGGCAGATTTTACCACCACAACTGCTGGACCATCAACTGATCCTGAAGCAGTGTCGGTGCCTTTTAAACCCACCCACTACAACGTATGGGATATGCTGAGCAAAAACAACTCTTGGGTGACCTTGAATCTCAGTACAAATGTCCCTCTATTTGCTGGCCCTGGATCcgcaacagcagcagctggtcaCTCGGTTCAGACCAGCTTTGACATCAGCGTCTCCTCCCAGGCAGCGGGAGACCCCAAGGGACCTGCTCCAACGCAGCACAGCGCGGTGACTAACACGACCTTGCTAGGCAGtgctctctctgcagcacctgCCACGAGGTTGTCCAGCTCCATTTCCACGGCTGGCTCCACCGCCACTGGGAACTTCCTGAACAGACTGGTTCCTGCCGGGACCTGGAAACCAGGGGTGCAAGGAAACATCTCCCATGTCACCGAGGGAGACaaaccccagcacagagcaaccATCTGTCTCAGCAAGATGGACATTGCCTGGATCATTCTGGCTATCAGCGTACCTATATCCTCATGTT CAGTTCTGCTGACAGTGTGCTgcatgaggaggaagaaaaagacatctAACCCAGAAAACAACCTGAGCTATTGGAATAATGCCATTACTATGGACTACTTCAACAGGCATGCTGTTGAGTTACCGAGAGAGATCCAGTCACTGGAGACTTCAGAG gaTCACCTCTCTGAGCCACGCTCCCCTGCCAACGGTGACTACCGCGACAGCGGGATGGTCCTCGTGAACCCTTTCTGTCAAGAAACTCTATTTGTGGGACATGAACAAGTCTCTGAAATATGA
- the TMEM108 gene encoding transmembrane protein 108 isoform X4, translated as MEIQLCNFTDGLGVLLILALTEELVFSVQVLSPTVSSSQGFPMNTTTITAMGTTPHHKDHHTAEPLPTSARAIPHPVSLAEKAPFTGQKQASSPHIGKKEAYHLYNQSALYSGQSRPKGKIFQVFKGNFSESSEPYLKTTLHSPFPTLRSPFTDHPFQSQTTASSDPNGTGLARTTLSDPSPHHNASATLREAERGNGDEVVVQEADFTTTTAGPSTDPEAVSVPFKPTHYNVWDMLSKNNSWVTLNLSTNVPLFAGPGSATAAAGHSVQTSFDISVSSQAAGDPKGPAPTQHSAVTNTTLLGSALSAAPATRLSSSISTAGSTATGNFLNRLVPAGTWKPGVQGNISHVTEGDKPQHRATICLSKMDIAWIILAISVPISSCSVLLTVCCMRRKKKTSNPENNLSYWNNAITMDYFNRHAVELPREIQSLETSEDHLSEPRSPANGDYRDSGMVLVNPFCQETLFVGHEQVSEI; from the exons gtgttcTACTGATCTTGGCACTGACAGAAGAGCTGGTGTTTTCTGTTCAGGTACTGTCTCCCACTGTCTCCTCCTCTCAGGGCTTCCCGATGAACACTACCACTATCACAGCCATGGGAACAACACCTCACCACAAAGATCACCACACGGCAGAACCTCTTCCCACGTCTGCTCGTGCCATTCCCCATCCCGTCAGCCTGGCGGAGAAAGCCCCTTTCACTGGGCAAAAGCAAGCGAGCAGCCCTCACATCGGCAAAAAGGAAGCTTATCATTTATACAACCAGAGTGCTTTGTACTCAGGACAGTCTCGCCCCAAGGGGAAAATATTCCAGGTGTTCAAAGGCAACTTCTCAGAGTCCTCAGAACCTTACCTAAAGACGACCCTGCACTCTCCCTTTCCTACCCTGAGGAGCCCTTTCACAGACCACCCATTTCAGTCCCAGACCACAGCATCCAGTGATCCAAATGGCACGGGGCTGGCAAGAACTACACTCTCAGACCCTTCTCCCCACCACAACGCCTCCGCAACCCTTAGGGAAGCAGAGCGAGGGAACGGGGATGAGGTAGTGGTGCAGGAGGCAGATTTTACCACCACAACTGCTGGACCATCAACTGATCCTGAAGCAGTGTCGGTGCCTTTTAAACCCACCCACTACAACGTATGGGATATGCTGAGCAAAAACAACTCTTGGGTGACCTTGAATCTCAGTACAAATGTCCCTCTATTTGCTGGCCCTGGATCcgcaacagcagcagctggtcaCTCGGTTCAGACCAGCTTTGACATCAGCGTCTCCTCCCAGGCAGCGGGAGACCCCAAGGGACCTGCTCCAACGCAGCACAGCGCGGTGACTAACACGACCTTGCTAGGCAGtgctctctctgcagcacctgCCACGAGGTTGTCCAGCTCCATTTCCACGGCTGGCTCCACCGCCACTGGGAACTTCCTGAACAGACTGGTTCCTGCCGGGACCTGGAAACCAGGGGTGCAAGGAAACATCTCCCATGTCACCGAGGGAGACaaaccccagcacagagcaaccATCTGTCTCAGCAAGATGGACATTGCCTGGATCATTCTGGCTATCAGCGTACCTATATCCTCATGTT CAGTTCTGCTGACAGTGTGCTgcatgaggaggaagaaaaagacatctAACCCAGAAAACAACCTGAGCTATTGGAATAATGCCATTACTATGGACTACTTCAACAGGCATGCTGTTGAGTTACCGAGAGAGATCCAGTCACTGGAGACTTCAGAG gaTCACCTCTCTGAGCCACGCTCCCCTGCCAACGGTGACTACCGCGACAGCGGGATGGTCCTCGTGAACCCTTTCTGTCAAGAAACTCTATTTGTGGGACATGAACAAGTCTCTGAAATATGA
- the TMEM108 gene encoding transmembrane protein 108 isoform X6 — MKRSLQVLCCQLFSVLLILALTEELVFSVQVLSPTVSSSQGFPMNTTTITAMGTTPHHKDHHTAEPLPTSARAIPHPVSLAEKAPFTGQKQASSPHIGKKEAYHLYNQSALYSGQSRPKGKIFQVFKGNFSESSEPYLKTTLHSPFPTLRSPFTDHPFQSQTTASSDPNGTGLARTTLSDPSPHHNASATLREAERGNGDEVVVQEADFTTTTAGPSTDPEAVSVPFKPTHYNVWDMLSKNNSWVTLNLSTNVPLFAGPGSATAAAGHSVQTSFDISVSSQAAGDPKGPAPTQHSAVTNTTLLGSALSAAPATRLSSSISTAGSTATGNFLNRLVPAGTWKPGVQGNISHVTEGDKPQHRATICLSKMDIAWIILAISVPISSCCKLIATLFCFLFP; from the coding sequence gtgttcTACTGATCTTGGCACTGACAGAAGAGCTGGTGTTTTCTGTTCAGGTACTGTCTCCCACTGTCTCCTCCTCTCAGGGCTTCCCGATGAACACTACCACTATCACAGCCATGGGAACAACACCTCACCACAAAGATCACCACACGGCAGAACCTCTTCCCACGTCTGCTCGTGCCATTCCCCATCCCGTCAGCCTGGCGGAGAAAGCCCCTTTCACTGGGCAAAAGCAAGCGAGCAGCCCTCACATCGGCAAAAAGGAAGCTTATCATTTATACAACCAGAGTGCTTTGTACTCAGGACAGTCTCGCCCCAAGGGGAAAATATTCCAGGTGTTCAAAGGCAACTTCTCAGAGTCCTCAGAACCTTACCTAAAGACGACCCTGCACTCTCCCTTTCCTACCCTGAGGAGCCCTTTCACAGACCACCCATTTCAGTCCCAGACCACAGCATCCAGTGATCCAAATGGCACGGGGCTGGCAAGAACTACACTCTCAGACCCTTCTCCCCACCACAACGCCTCCGCAACCCTTAGGGAAGCAGAGCGAGGGAACGGGGATGAGGTAGTGGTGCAGGAGGCAGATTTTACCACCACAACTGCTGGACCATCAACTGATCCTGAAGCAGTGTCGGTGCCTTTTAAACCCACCCACTACAACGTATGGGATATGCTGAGCAAAAACAACTCTTGGGTGACCTTGAATCTCAGTACAAATGTCCCTCTATTTGCTGGCCCTGGATCcgcaacagcagcagctggtcaCTCGGTTCAGACCAGCTTTGACATCAGCGTCTCCTCCCAGGCAGCGGGAGACCCCAAGGGACCTGCTCCAACGCAGCACAGCGCGGTGACTAACACGACCTTGCTAGGCAGtgctctctctgcagcacctgCCACGAGGTTGTCCAGCTCCATTTCCACGGCTGGCTCCACCGCCACTGGGAACTTCCTGAACAGACTGGTTCCTGCCGGGACCTGGAAACCAGGGGTGCAAGGAAACATCTCCCATGTCACCGAGGGAGACaaaccccagcacagagcaaccATCTGTCTCAGCAAGATGGACATTGCCTGGATCATTCTGGCTATCAGCGTACCTATATCCTCATGTTGTAAGTTAATTGCcactttattttgctttctctttccttaa